The DNA segment AAAAACCCTTTACAGTGATAGTGCGTGAAAATTAGActcttaaaaatgaaaattttgaaatcgcaaatatttgttttatccttatttaaaaaaaaaaacaaactttcAGAGTTGTCCCGTTTACGGTGATATTATGTCAAGTTTAGAATGCCCAATTTGCTTTGAAGAGCTACCGCTTTTGTTTTTTGGGACAATGTGCGTTGTGGTTTGGGGATGTGAGTGTGTATTCTAGTGTAATTGTTAATGTTACGGGGTTGTATTGATTATAGGTGAAGCTGACGATTGCGGGGAAGAATATTGTGAAGGAAGAAGATTTTGAGGTGCTGACATCTGAATTTGTCAAAGACTATGATGTGTCCAGTATCTCGGGATCAGAAAGCGATGATGATAGTGAAACTGAGTCACAAAGTCAAATTGTACTGAATGTCAAATCGAGTGAAAATTTTAAACAGAaactcttttttcttcttccgaCAGGGCAGAGAGTTTCTGTCTGGAAGTGCTTGATTATGAATGTGACTGAAAATGTACTGTATGCTGATGAAAAGGCAGAGAATGAAGTTGTTCAGAAGTTGAAATCTCTGACTGCTGAGCCCAGAAACAATACTCAGTTGAGGATTGTTCTGCTTGCATCTGGTGGGCACTTTGCAGGTTGTGTCTTTGATGGTGATGCTGTTGTGGCTCACAAGACATTTCACAGGTTAGAACGTGATTCTTGCTTCCTAACAATGGAAATTTGTTATACCATTTCTTAGTATGATTGAATAAAAGATGAATATGATTGAAGTTTCATTTGGGCAAACTGTGTGGAGGGAGAATAGCAATATATGCATAATGCAAATGCATATACCACTAAATCGTGTACAAAGACTAATATTAGAACATCAATGAAGCATGTATCTTTGTCAATTATTCTCCTGTTGGGGGTCTTGTCTGTTGGAAGTATTGTGTTAGCGCATGCGATCAATTTTGCTCCTGTTCACCcacaattgattttttttacctGGATGAGTCAAGCACGATCATTTACTATCAAATCTTTATGCTTCTTTCCTGATATTTAATGTTCAAAGCCTATCTTGTAAAGCTTGTGTTAACTTGTATGTGCAACACCCCTTGCATTAGAGTATATAGTATAGATTAGCTACTGTTGACACTGCAGCTGAGCCCTTTTAGCTTATTTTAGACACCATCGCATGTGTATAGGCATACTCCAACACTCTTGtggttttctttttcattgtaAGTCATTCGTTTAATAAGTGGGAGTATTACATATATTTAAAGCTCAATTATGGATTTATGCAGATGACTTTTTAATTTGCTTCTAGAATAAGAATTAGTTCAAAATTCATAATGCATCACCTTCAGTTATTATTGTCTTAGCTATCTATTATTACGAGGAATAGATAAACAAGTGATTAGGTGCAATACGTTCTATCTGAATGGAAATGTATGTATGTTCTTTTTGTAGTCTGTTTAACTTAGTTTTGGCAGGAACGTATGAAATGTTATACTGTTTGGTTAACATTTTCAGCAGTTCTTTTTATTTCCTTTCCCTTGTTTTATTTCCTAAGGCAGTAAATCATACATTGTACTTCTCAATTGTTGACCAAATACCCATTCACTATTTTCTTATCCACTTTTATGATTGCTAGTTCTATTTGCTATAAAAGTTGTAGTTGTAGTtggatttttgaatttttttttattcttaagcTCTTGTTACTGTTGTACAGATATGTTGTAAGGGCCAAGGCAGGAAAAAAACAATCATCAAAAGATGCTTCTGGCGGGGGTATTCATTCTGCTGGGGCCTCACTTCGTCGTTATAATGAACTCGCATTAAAGAAGGTGTTCAAGTCAAAGCTATATTGTTTTTCTTGCTAATTGTTTATTTACATGCTAGTCAATTGTTCTGCATTTTTGTGTTCTGAAATCAACTGGCAGAGAAACCTATTTATAGTTTTGGAATAATGTGACAAAAAGATGCTATTTTCTTAATTCATTTCAGAGTGTGAGAAGTgggaattttaaattataattacttGAAAATGTTTTTGGGAATGCATGCCCcctatttatattaaaattttctcGTACTAAATCACAGTTTGCCTTCTCTCAATTATGTATAATTATGGTGACGGCTACAGAGCCTGgtttgtaaaaaaatttagaattctATTTGGTTTGAGAAaacattttatttcttaaaaaataattacaaaaatatataaccTTGTTTCCACTTTTCAGAAATAGTGAAAGcaacaaaatattgtttttgcCATTTTCTGTATGAATCTTTTAAAGTaggaaataaaacaaaaatgagtattcatttttttaattatttgtgaaAGCAGGAAAGAAGAATAGCTAACATTTTCTTAAATCAAATGTATCCTTATAATTGATCATGAATTTTGACAAATTGACTGTTACAATGATTCCTCTTCCAATTTTACTTATAGTTATTCGTTTTCAAACATGCACGGGGATATGCAGAAAACCTTTCATACTTATTGCTTTCTTTGTTTGTATGCACCTCCGAATTTTAAATCTGGACTGATTATTGGCATGCCACTATTTTAGGAAGTGCATGAGCTCTTTACTGCTTGGAAACCTTATTTTGATGCCTCCAATTGCGTGTATATACATGCACCTTCAAGTAGTCGTCAACTGCTTTATGATGGAGAAAGATCGTATTTTGGCAATCAGCAGTGTGCTATTAGAAACATTGCTTTGACTGTTCGGAGGCCTACTTTAAGGGAAGCAAAGCGTGTATATAGTCAGTTGACCCAGGTAACCTACGAAGCTGATGAGAAGGAAGTTTTACAAAGCAAACAAGAGGATTTGGTATCAGTTCacatttctaaaataaatagcAGTCCAACCTCTGACCAATGTAATGGGGCTGTGTTGGATGACAAAGATAAAGCTGAAGCTTGTTCAAGTAAACAAAATGATGCACTCTCCGTTTCGAGTAATGGAGAAAGTGAGAATGAGCAATCTGGTAAATCAACTCCTTTACATGAAGCAGCCAAATCTGGTGACTCTGTAAAGGTTTTGGAGCTCCTGGAACAGGGCTTGGATCCTTGTGCCAAAGATGAAAGGGGGCGGACCCCATATATGTTGGCACATGACAAAGAAACGAGGAATGATTTCAGAAGATTTATGGCATCAAATCTTGACAAATGGGATTGGCATGCTGCAAAAGTGCCCAGTGCATTGACCAAAGAAATGGAAGAATCACAAGCTGCTAAGCAGGTGATTCTGCTACATGTCAAAACAAGTTTTGAATACTGATTTAAAATCAAAGTTACATTTTTGTATAATCCACTTTGTTTTCTCTATGATTAAAGTAATGATTACCTCTTTTTATGGTAGTACAGGCCGAAAAAGATGCTAAGAGAAAAGCAAGAGCAAAGGAATTAAAGAAATTGCgtaaagcaaaagaaaagaaggCTCAGGTTCGTTTCTGTCTCATCTTTTATGATCACCTTAATTTTTGAGACATGTTTCTGAAAgcatttcaccttggtttataAATCGTTATTTAATTGATAGTTCATTACATATACAGACCTAAATCATCGTAATTTCATTTTGATAGTGTTTACCCTAAATATTTTAGAGACAACTTGGTAGTGTTGAAATATTTGTTTAGAGTGAAAATAGTACCTGATCCTTTGATTAACATTCCCCTATTTTGTCTTTCCACCATTGACTACCAAACGCAATGCAATTAGCTTGTGATGATTTAGTCTTTGGCAAGTATGCATAAACAAATGAACTTTCTGTGAATTATGAAAATGAAAGGGAAACTTGTATATACTTCACCAATTTGTGAGTTCTATTGTTGTGCTTTACTCTGTTGTTTGTGGTTTCAGTCCTAGGGAAATACTCTGAAGAATTTTCATTCATAAGCTGCTTTGATTTTCCATATTTCTCATTTACCAGCAcacactcacacacacacacactctttTACTCATTATCCATCATTCTTGtggtaaaaataattattctgagGAATCTTGAACGTGGTGTTCAGGTTGAAGCCACCTTGCCAAAGAATGATTCCAAAACTGTAGAGAAGCTAGTAACTACTTCAACATCGATAAAGGGACAATCTCAACTAAAAAGTGGCGTGCAATTATCCAAAGAGGTTAGATACTTAATTTTGATGATGTTTGCTAGCCGAAAATCTTAGGGGCCATGTCTTTTGTAACCTTAATGATGTGTTGAAATCATGCTACGCATTTATGAGATTATGTTACCCTTCCATCTGAATAATTTCCACTCTTAACTTCTAATTGGAAATGGGTtgcttaatatttttattttttgaaaacagGACCAAATAAGAATGGCACAGGCTGCCGAAAGAGAAAAGCGAGCAGCTGCTGCTGAGAGGAGAATAGCTGCTCTCAAAATTCAAGCTAACAGTACGACCGGTGCACCTAGCATGTCAGAGCCAAAAAGTGGATTAGCCGGTGACATTTACTGTTCCTGTTGTAATTCATCACTTGCTGGTAAAGTTCCCTTCCACCGGTATAATTACAAATACTGCAGCACATCATGCATGCATGTACACAAGGACATCCTAGAAGATCATGACAACGTGttagatatttaaaattttctttttgcAAGTCAAGATTGCTCCAAATATCCATTGTTCTTGATTTGGTTGCAAGTTATCTTGGATGGAAAAAGGTAAAAAAGTGAAGAGGGGTGGGGAGCAGCCGCGGTGGAAGGACTGAATGGTAAATAACATGAGCTGATGAtttcaaaagaataaaaatttgtttctaaGCAACATTGATACAGCTAGAGTCATAACAGCTATCTTAGAGCGTTCCCTCTGTGTTGTGCCAAGCATGAACACAGCATATGACCAAGTGCAGACTTCACAATTCGGCAATAgtcctgtatttttttattttcttttttccgTATGTGGGTTTTTGTTGGAAGTGTGGTCTGCTTGACTCTATTTTATCAGGCTTGAATTGTCTGTTTTTAAATTAAGCAGATCTAAAAGGTAGACTATTAAGGACTACAGCTGTATAACATAATCTCTCCATTGATGGTCTCATAATCTCCATTGATACTGCCTCCTCACAATTGTGAAGGGATATGAATGGTGTTGTTTTGCCTCAAGCTTTTATTCTTTTAGACTTCttgagtttttaaatttattttctgtgaGATTGCTGCCATGgcataaagaaaaatatgttaACTCTAGACAGTATCAATCTCAAGCGATAGGCTGAAGTCATTTAACTCAGTTTTCACAACTTGATCTCAATGGCATACATTTAGCATGCCTATGAATAGAAACTTTCACAATTTTATCgaaattaaaatgtattaaatttcaattgttttattttacaaGTTTTTTGTTAGGATAGATCAATTCAAATTTGTTgaattgtaatttttatattataattattatttggtGGTGTTTTTCAACTTGTCCCAGTTATTTTTcagtcaatttttttaatatttttttatttaataccgATAAGGGTTTTTCTCAATTGATATCAAgtgagaatattttttttgttgatatTGATCACAATTATGTTggataaatgaaaaattactTTGACTGATATTAAAAGAATTTTAGCTATGATTGATTGAAAGTTTTTCCATTGCCATTAAGAGATAACTGTGATCTACTCTGCATAATTGATTCATAATTTTGTAGCACCATGTCAAAACTATCTGCTACTTACATATTTTACTCTGCACAAAAACAGTTATCTGAAACATCAATCTAGTTGACCAGTTCTTAtgcttctttttttattttgaaagaaaTTAGTTTATTGACTAATTGGGTCATACGTCGATTCATGTAGATATTTCAACACGATATATACACAAGATATGATGCTGTAAAGATCTGATTTATACAGTATTTTCTATATCAACTACATTCAGTCTCTACTGATAAATGAAAATCTGCAAAATTGATACTAACATGCTATGCTACAAAGTCCAAATCCATTCTAATGTCAGTGTAATTtataaacacttttttttttaatttattgaaactTCATTCCAAAACAAAATTGTAATATCAGAGACTCCTATCATCTCTTAAGATTTGttcaacataaaataaaaaaaagcaaaTCATAATTTATCTAACTTACATGTCCAAGTTCAAATCTTAGAAATTTGGTCTAATTCCAAATCTCACTAAACATAAACAATGAAAACTTCAAATTCAACTTGGATTATCTATTATTATCTCTGTTTTGGCACTTTTGAATGTCAACAAGGATCCTCCATTGTTGTCACTAGTgattgttgtgagttgtaagaAATAATTTGTCAGTTAGTAAAATTTGTGACCAAATTAACATGTATGAATAATTCTTGCATGGACGATTTGTCTATAAGGTGATGCTCAATTCAAGACAAGAATCATAAACTTTAACATCATATGATATCCttacatttttttcttgatttgaGATCTTTTTCACTTTAAATATTGGCATGCATATAATTTCATGATCAATGAATATCCTTGTTACTCAGCCAATAAGAAAAGTAACACTTGAGTAACAATTTTATGTTTAACACAAGCAAAACTAGAAAACCATATTTGTAAAATTCTTAGATGGAAAAAAGAACACAATTTGCAAAAGATACCAAATAATGATCCTAAAAATTGACATGCTATCTCGATAATCTTGTTTTCAAACTTAAGTATTACGAATAAATTACTAATACATCATCAAGTTATTTTAATTTCCACAGAAAAGTATTTACTAATACACTCATAATCCATTTAAAACACATACCAAGTTAGAGGAGTATGAATTCGATTGTGAGATaatacatcataaaaaatttctTTAGGGTCTCATTAATACTCCCTTTAATCACAATTACCAAAACCTTATAAATATCAGTTAAAAAACTGTTAATATCACACTTAACCTATGGCAGGTCCCTCACATAGGAGAGCCACCTTCTACATTCACCAGCAAACCTTCAACCTAACAACTCCTCTCTCAGTTACATGCAACCTTGCTCACAATTCCTTCACCAAACAACGCCACAAAATTTATGCATTTACACTTCCAACACTCTTGTGCTTCCTCCAAGTTCAAACTTCAGGTGCCACAACTTCCCCCTTCCAACTGCACCCTTTGACAGCAAAAGCTTGTGTCTGTGGCATATTAGGGTACTATTTAGCCTTCAGGGCATGTCTGTTTTTACCCTCATATGCTTCTCAGTTAAGCATTGCCATGGCAGCATTTGGCTCATTTTCCTTGGCTTCTTTGGTGTCTCTTCTTTTTTCTGACTCGTGGTGGCACGTCAAGTGCATGTTTTACGTCTTACTTGTGGTGGTTGAGTTGCATGAGATAGTAATGGTCACAGGGTTCTTGCATGGGAAATATTGTTTGAAGAGATTAACGTTGgtatggagatcaagatcatgGAATATGAACTCTGTGCAACAAGAGCCTCTGCAACTTACACACATGGATTTGATAGATTATAATGTGTAATTCAAGAATAAATGTTTATATTCatataacattatttatttatatgtatgTGTGAGTTTTTTTACCATGATgaggttattttttttgttttttttatcaaaatggggtcagttttaaaaaaattacaaatttaggtaaGTCGtgccaattaggcacgacttcatatgcacaaattgtCCTAATtagacacgacttctgccctgtcatactgaagtcgtgccaacttgacacgacttctgccacatcataaattttttttctatgcaTTTATTCACTCATAACACTCTTAGAACATTCgttttctttatctatgtatttattcattcataatACTCTTagaacattcattttctttatctatgcatTTATTCACTCaattcaaacatgatccatacacgattatccattttttttcttcttaaaactaatactcttagaaaattatgtatcaaattcatttttaacattacataacttactacccaatatataaacaataaaattaaaaaaaaaacaaaattatgacGTGACCGAAGtggtgccaagttggcacgacttcattaTGACAggacagaagtcgtgtcaagttgacacgacttcagtatgacaggacGGTATGACATGGCATAGTCGTgtctaattgggacgatttgtgcatattaagtcgtgccgaattggcacgacttgcctaaatttgtaattttttttaaacgatcccattttagtaaaaaacaaaaaaaaataaccccataaTGGTCAAAAACCCGCCAATAAATATGTATGcatatatttaattctttaccatttttaaatattaaaatcaaattaataaataaaaactaaacgaatacaaaaattaaaaaatatttttaattgaattaaatcaaatttcagattttattttaaaaatcaattcagTTCAAATCGAACCAAACTGTATTTTGTATGTAAGAttattcaataatatatatatcacACGACACGAActtataactaaaaaatatctgataaaatataaaaaaaaagaaaaaatagaattttaaaaataacagttAAATGGTAAtagtagaaaagaaaaattgcaAAGCTTTCAGGGGAAGCttgttgtttgtgtttttgatGAGAGTGAGTGAGTCATCAAAAGGGAAACCCTCACCATTCTCTTCGCTGCACTTCACTCTCTTTACACTTCCCAGTGGTGAAGAACACCAAGAAATTCAATTCAGTTCATTTCGATTCAGGAAGTAGCAGTTAATTAGGGTTTCCACGCGGCCATGGAAGAGACGAAAGTAGAGACCCCGTCGTCAGCGTCCAGAGGCAACAATGGTGGTGACCATTGTTCGCCGAGTTTGAGCCCTAGAGCGCGCATTGTTTCCGTTGCCTCTAACATTGCCTCGCAGTCTCTTCACAACTCCGATCCTCGCGTTTGGGGTGTTCTCACTGCCATCTCCAACAATGCCCGCAAAAGGCACCAGGTTTCCCCAGTttcctgtttttcttcttccaaaaatttattatatacgAGCTTCCAGTGTTTTGTTGTGTTGTTTTGCCTCTAATTTAACTCAAGATTATTGAGTTCGAGGATTATTGAATATGAATGCTAAGTTTTCTTCGTGATTATATGTTGTTGGTTTAAAGTATTCACTGATTTTGCTGATAAATATTTCGGGGGAAAGTGATTGATCAGCTTCTTCTTTCCCATCATGTTTTGTTTTCTTCCATCTAAAAGTCTTTAACGCAACGTCTTGTTTAAGAAATTCAAACCCGGTAAACCGAGCTTTtgtacttgtgtgaattggcGACTAATATTTTGTCAAAAGTCtttgttttattaaaacatAAAGGACAGATATTTGTTTGTATTATTGAGATGGATGaatgaaataattaatatttgttgTTGTGGAATACGGAGTAGTAGTTTTACGGGCACGATGCCTATACTCGGAACCAAACAAAACTTTAGAATGCATATTTTAGGAAGACAACGTTGAAGTGGTTTTAAAGGTTTTCTTGAGGTTTTTATGTTGTTATTGCATGTGAGAAAAATGCACATGCAATGTTGCTTTGGAATGCCATTACCTTTGCTAAAAAGAAAGGAATTGGGAAAACCCCTCTTAAATGAAAAACATGAATTTACAGGTTAACTTTTGCTAATAAAATGTCATTTTATccctttttatttaatgatttatgATTTTAGAATGTAGAATGGTTGCACTAAttcaatttttgttattataattgAAGGTGAGGTTAATATGTATATGTTGTTGACTTGTTTTTTTATAACCATAATATTGGGGAATTGACCCTATTGTTCATTATTTTTGGGTAAATGTGATCTAGATTGATTCCTTTAAGGTGTTGGTTGTGTCGATCGCTGAAAACCGTATAAAGGGACATGGTGAAAACATGAAACAAAGGTTATCTTAAGGAATTTTTGTTACTTTGTTTAGACCGAGCTGTTTGTTGATGTCCTATATAATATATTGTCAATTTTAGTGGAAATTCTGTTGCTCCTGTATGAGGGTGAGCCTTGTCACAATGGTAAGGTTGCTGCCTTTTGATTTAAAGGTCATGGGTGGACAAATCATTGAATAATTTCTCTACTTGTCTGAGTTAGGCTGCGTATATCTTCCCAGTATATCTTCCCACCCCAAACGGCCAGCCCTCACGAGATGAGGGATGCGTTTGTTGCTCCTTTATAATAGTCAACTAAAAATCTACTACTCATCATCCAAACTACTTGTTAAAAAATAGGTTAGGCAATTAGGTACAATTCAATTAGTGGTATTTCAATTTTAGTAATTGACCCAGACCCACAAACGTCCGTGATTTCAAGTTTATAAACTTTCTAATCAAATTGTGCATGGTAGTTAATTCCTACTCGTTTTCACTATGACCAATGCTATTGGcacttttattttcatttttttttggtttaacTGTTCATTTCTCTTTGAATGTTTTTTCATAAACGGTTGCAACAGGGAATCAACATTATATTAAGTGCCGATGAACACTGCTTTGGGCGATTGGTAGAGGATGTGCGTTTCCAGATTGATTCCAATTCTGTTAGTGCAAATCATTGCCAAATATACAGGATGAAGGTTACTAATGAAAATATGGAGAATGCCACATCAATACTCTTGAAAGATACAAGGTATTGAATTCTTTTTAGAACTTGAGGTCCTCCCATCATTTAATAGGAATTAAAGAGTTTTTTTCCCTTTCTTCTTCATATTctgatttttgttttattcaGCACAAATGGAACTTACCTAAACtgggaaaaattgaaaaagaatgGTGCTGCAGTGAAAGTCTGCCATGGTGATATTATATCATTTGCTGCTCCTCCACAGCATGGTATGATAATTTTGAATTCCTTACAATagcttaatattttatttttattctgcCTTTTCTCACTGTTgtagaattgatttttttattggtcAATGATATGGTTTTGATCTCTATTTCCTattatcttttcttttcatttcctTTAATTGTGACAAGtgtatacaaattttaaaaaatatttgagcaAATGTATGTTTAAGTGCTATTTGGTTGCAAAAATGTCACTGAAAAAGTTAATATTATCGtgattaattatcttttttgtaatttcatttgtatttgtgaaaatatataaaataaaacaattgtcccttataaatatttttatttagtgtACGACAACTTCTGTTATTTCTACTTTTGCTTGTGAACCTTTATTTTAAAGTTGGACGACTACTGtaattatttgttataaatTTGAGAAATTGCTGCTTTTGAGAGTATCTATTGCCTTCTGTATTTTGTTCTAtatcaaattattataatttggtCTTATCATGCAGATCTGGCATTTGCTTTTGTATATCGAGATGTGCTTGTGTCTAGCCCCATGCCAGATAATGCAGTTGTTAAACGAAAAGCAGGTAGTGTAATAATGAGCAGCAGTTCATTTATTAACCTTTTTTTGTCATTCTTGAATTTTACCTGATTTTTGTGTAAGTAGAATCAAGCTTCTAAATTTATGTTGATTTGAAGTTATGTGTGTGCTGACATTCATAATTTCCTATACATATGATAAACTCTTTGCAAAATAcctaatattttattgatagaTTAAGATATATAATGTATTGATTTGATGTTTACTTTTATTTCAGTTTCTAATACATTTTGCTTTTGTTCTGTCTTCCATCCTATTTTCTTTAATGTGTAGAGGATTTTATTTCTGAAAACAAGAGATTGAAAGGTTTAGGCATCGGTGCTCCTGAGGGTCCCATATCTCTAGATGATTTTCGAAGTCTTCAAAGATCAAACATGGTGTGATAATTTAGAAGGATTGCATATTAGCTAGTTTTGTaaacttcttttctttctttaattggACCCAATCTTCTTGACAGGAATTGAGAAAGCAATTGGAGAATCAGGTGGTTACAATTGATACTTTGCGGAGTGACAACCGTGCAGCTGTTGAACACCATGAAAGTGTATGTAGTCTTTGTTGAACTTACTGGGACAACACCTAGATTAAGCTGAGGTTcctctaaaaatattttaaacttaatcCTTAATTTTAGAAATGACATAAAATGGGCAGGTTATGTTATATAGTTATGATAATTAAGCCACTGATAATTATCCTTTTATTCATGATCTCGTGTGATGTGAGTCAAACACATAATTCATCacacttattttctttcttaGCATTCTATCTGAGTCTACATTTCCACTGTTGTGCTTGCCCAGCCTCCATCTACATTTGTTTGGGCTCCTTGCTTTCTAACCATTGTTGTCAATCCCAAATACAGGCAGTGTCTGACCCTGAAAACACTGTAGCACATAGTGGGATGTCTGCTTGTCTAACCAATTAGAATAAGAAAATTGAAGGGTAAAACATAGAAGGGAGCATAATAAGACAGATGAAAAATCTGTTTCAGAGAGATTAAAAATCTGAACACTGGATGAAACAGAGCAAGGAAGCAAAGGTAATTGTTGGCCAGATTCAATGATAGGATTGCCAAAAAAATGGCGGTAGAGGTCTTAAGGATGATCAGAAACTGTGCAAAAAAGAGGTTACAACAGTTGCAGATGGTAAAAAGTTGGCACAAATATCCTGGAAATGCTAAGGAAGTTAGTTGAAAAGGTGAACAATGGGTGATGCTACTCCAGAACAGTTTCCATGCAATTGGCAGAGAAAGTAGGGTTTCAAATCTGATCCAAAGGGGGGGGACAAATTCCCAAATTTACCCCTAAAACAGCCTTAAAAGACATTGTTTCATCTTTAAGATAGGTTTTTTGCGACACACTCAAATGGTGCCGGCTCAAATTGTATTTTGTCTACTGTTGCCATTGCAACAATTGACTCATCAAACTGCAATGTTCAATAAATTTTTGTAGCATGTTTTGGATACTCCAAAATGTGATTCTACAATTTCAGCATTGTTTGATGCCATTGACAATCATGGTTCTACTAGGGATGGCAACTGAGTGGGTGTGGGTCTAACTTGTCTCCATCCCTGAAGTAAAAGATCCATACCCATCCTCATTCCTTTCGGATATGAAACTTGTGTCACATTTCCCAAATGGTGAAGTAACTTAGAAATCCCCATGCTTGAAAATATATTGTTGTGGATTTCTTTAGAACGCTCTTGTCTATTTTTGCTTTTGTGTTAGTCATGTTCTTTGAGATACTAGAGTTGGAAAACTTTatcttt comes from the Phaseolus vulgaris cultivar G19833 chromosome 8, P. vulgaris v2.0, whole genome shotgun sequence genome and includes:
- the LOC137824350 gene encoding uncharacterized protein; protein product: MATHLAAAKSTMTTSSQDKRHRSIFDVPSNFFDSSRLLPSPHSSVSDHHTAGQTQTLESSSNNVVFLDDSRNAVVSAPRLTCNTCRTQFDSLKDQRAHFKSDIHRFNVKLTIAGKNIVKEEDFEVLTSEFVKDYDVSSISGSESDDDSETESQSQIVLNVKSSENFKQKLFFLLPTGQRVSVWKCLIMNVTENVLYADEKAENEVVQKLKSLTAEPRNNTQLRIVLLASGGHFAGCVFDGDAVVAHKTFHRYVVRAKAGKKQSSKDASGGGIHSAGASLRRYNELALKKEVHELFTAWKPYFDASNCVYIHAPSSSRQLLYDGERSYFGNQQCAIRNIALTVRRPTLREAKRVYSQLTQVTYEADEKEVLQSKQEDLVSVHISKINSSPTSDQCNGAVLDDKDKAEACSSKQNDALSVSSNGESENEQSGKSTPLHEAAKSGDSVKVLELLEQGLDPCAKDERGRTPYMLAHDKETRNDFRRFMASNLDKWDWHAAKVPSALTKEMEESQAAKQAEKDAKRKARAKELKKLRKAKEKKAQVEATLPKNDSKTVEKLVTTSTSIKGQSQLKSGVQLSKEDQIRMAQAAEREKRAAAAERRIAALKIQANSTTGAPSMSEPKSGLAGDIYCSCCNSSLAGKVPFHRYNYKYCSTSCMHVHKDILEDHDNVLDI